From Gimesia panareensis, the proteins below share one genomic window:
- a CDS encoding sugar transferase, which translates to MDEQRLSQSTNHSATRRSGGPHFDPRTMPQESAVVSQPVRTGYFCKRPCDLLLSGLALVSLSPVFLVISLLIKLTSPGPVFFRQQRLGLNEQPFTILKFRSMRAGSDKTGAQFTSANDNRITGIGKLIRKTSLDELPQLINIFRGEMSLIGPRPYIGFELEQATLEERRKRASVRPGVSGLAQVSGRSQLTQQAVIDFDLQYVAQCSFKFDVQILIQTIRKVIRCEGTN; encoded by the coding sequence ATGGATGAGCAACGCCTTTCACAATCAACGAATCACTCCGCTACCCGCCGGTCAGGAGGCCCTCACTTTGATCCCCGAACCATGCCGCAAGAGTCGGCTGTGGTCTCGCAACCAGTCCGCACCGGCTACTTCTGTAAGCGGCCCTGCGATCTGCTGTTGAGTGGGCTGGCACTGGTGTCGCTGTCCCCCGTCTTTCTGGTAATTTCTCTGTTGATTAAACTGACCTCGCCGGGGCCAGTTTTCTTTCGTCAGCAGCGACTGGGGCTCAACGAACAGCCATTTACGATTCTCAAATTTCGCTCGATGCGGGCCGGCTCAGACAAAACCGGCGCGCAATTCACGTCCGCCAACGATAACCGCATCACAGGCATTGGCAAGCTGATTCGTAAGACCAGCCTCGACGAACTGCCACAACTGATTAATATCTTTCGCGGGGAAATGAGCCTGATCGGCCCTCGTCCATATATCGGATTTGAACTGGAACAGGCCACGCTTGAAGAACGCCGCAAACGGGCCAGTGTGCGGCCCGGTGTTTCAGGGCTTGCCCAGGTCTCCGGACGGAGCCAGCTGACACAGCAGGCGGTCATCGATTTTGACCTGCAATATGTGGCGCAGTGCAGTTTCAAGTTTGATGTTCAGATCCTGATCCAGACGATCCGGAAAGTGATTCGCTGCGAAGGAACGAACTGA
- the asnB gene encoding asparagine synthase (glutamine-hydrolyzing): MCGIIGGFDRERRPFGSALAEQACERMRHRGPDDRGWFEADGMLVGNQRLSILDLAGGHQPMFSDDRQVVVVQNGEIYNFKELAQGLNCKTSCDTEVILRLYERDGEDFVKQLNGMFAIAILDLRKQALLLYRDRIGQKPLYLYDDGTRLLFASEIKSLFAMGVKAEMNWEGFDAYLTYNFVPPPVTLYQNITHLMPGHLLKISLQGTEQRRWWNLADRPVECRSEESWCEELIETLRAAVQIRLRADVPLGAFLSGGIDSSSVVSLMSQELPHPVQTFCIGFDDPRFDESVYAREVAELCGTDHTCEVLNPNLTASWPLTVYHNDQPHGDVSFMPTHRVSSLARKSVKVVLTGDGGDELFAGYDVHRNFFAGQDLTLPREQIENAYISAISLFKPSQKRALYSSETAQKLASADASQFARTHLAEFRHLDPISQALALDTKLLLPGNNLVKPDKMAMAVSLEPRAPYLDYRMVDLAFRIPGALKLRDGMTKVILKKACEKILPQSIIYRKKQMFTVPIGEWFKRELAPFVDEVLLSSRSLERGIFQPERVSEMIREHQTSRVNHTRTLRALLAFELWQRTFIDETFDHAPTYEELGIQSSVELDTASKKAA, translated from the coding sequence ATGTGTGGGATTATCGGTGGGTTTGATCGGGAACGACGCCCATTCGGATCTGCATTAGCGGAACAGGCATGCGAACGGATGCGGCACCGGGGCCCCGATGACCGGGGCTGGTTTGAAGCAGACGGCATGCTGGTCGGCAATCAGCGACTGTCGATCCTCGATCTGGCGGGCGGACATCAGCCCATGTTCTCCGATGACCGGCAGGTCGTCGTGGTCCAGAACGGCGAAATTTATAACTTCAAAGAGCTGGCACAGGGGCTGAACTGCAAAACCAGCTGCGATACCGAAGTCATCCTGCGTCTCTACGAACGGGACGGCGAAGACTTTGTCAAACAGCTGAACGGCATGTTCGCGATTGCGATCCTCGATCTGCGCAAGCAGGCTCTGTTGCTCTATCGCGACCGCATCGGCCAGAAACCCCTTTACCTGTATGACGATGGCACGCGCCTGCTCTTTGCCTCGGAAATCAAATCCCTGTTTGCGATGGGCGTCAAAGCCGAGATGAACTGGGAAGGCTTCGACGCTTACCTGACCTACAATTTTGTTCCGCCGCCGGTCACGCTCTATCAGAACATTACCCATCTCATGCCCGGGCATCTGCTCAAAATCAGTCTGCAGGGAACCGAACAGCGACGCTGGTGGAACCTGGCAGACCGCCCGGTCGAGTGCCGTTCCGAAGAATCCTGGTGTGAAGAACTGATCGAAACACTGCGCGCCGCGGTCCAGATCCGTCTGCGGGCCGATGTCCCGCTGGGCGCATTCCTGTCGGGCGGCATTGACAGTTCTTCGGTCGTCTCCCTGATGAGTCAGGAACTGCCGCACCCGGTGCAGACTTTCTGTATCGGCTTTGATGATCCTCGCTTTGATGAATCAGTTTACGCCCGGGAAGTCGCGGAACTCTGCGGTACCGATCATACCTGCGAAGTCTTGAATCCCAATCTGACCGCCAGCTGGCCATTGACCGTTTATCACAACGACCAGCCGCACGGCGATGTCTCCTTCATGCCCACCCACCGCGTCAGTTCGCTGGCGCGTAAGTCGGTCAAGGTCGTCCTCACCGGAGATGGCGGCGATGAACTGTTTGCCGGCTACGATGTGCATCGCAACTTCTTTGCCGGACAGGACCTCACGCTTCCCCGCGAGCAGATTGAAAACGCCTACATCAGTGCCATCAGCCTGTTCAAACCCTCGCAAAAACGGGCCCTGTATTCCAGCGAAACCGCACAAAAACTCGCTTCTGCCGATGCCTCACAGTTCGCCCGGACGCATCTGGCCGAATTCCGCCATCTGGACCCGATCAGCCAGGCACTGGCCCTCGATACAAAGCTGCTTTTACCCGGAAACAATCTGGTCAAACCCGACAAAATGGCGATGGCGGTTTCTCTGGAACCGCGGGCGCCCTATCTCGATTACCGTATGGTCGATCTCGCCTTCCGGATTCCCGGAGCGCTGAAACTCCGCGATGGCATGACCAAGGTGATTCTGAAAAAGGCCTGCGAAAAGATTCTGCCGCAGAGCATTATTTACCGTAAAAAACAGATGTTTACAGTTCCGATCGGCGAATGGTTCAAGCGGGAGCTGGCTCCCTTTGTCGACGAGGTTCTGCTCTCGTCCCGTTCGCTGGAGCGGGGAATCTTCCAGCCGGAACGGGTCAGTGAAATGATCCGCGAACATCAGACCAGTCGCGTGAATCATACGCGAACTCTGCGGGCGCTGCTCGCATTTGAATTGTGGCAACGCACGTTTATTGATGAAACCTTCGATCATGCACCCACGTATGAGGAACTCGGAATCCAAAGCTCAGTTGAGCTGGATACCGCTTCGAAAAAGGCCGCTTAA
- a CDS encoding glycosyltransferase family protein, with protein sequence MNLPSPERKRILAVCYGGGHVLMLIPVLKQLEAQGFDVEIAGLTTAAAALRKAGFEPLGFRDLIREEDTRAREHGELLAAEMHQGSKVNSLEESIAYLGLSYADLEDQLGVEGAAEAFAERGRQAFLPLGPVRRLFDLVQPDVLLTTNSPRAELASIRVAAERGIPSVGVLDLFGLQPYNDIPADRVCVPFHQATSILVDRGLKRESLTVTGNPNFDWIHKLTGGADQTADWRSRHGVQSDELLVLYGMKPNWDQHEEMIVQCLEQLIPERPHWKVAVRPHPNSDAALAQNVIQRLGPEIAFLNENTPLSDALTACDALITHKSTVSVEAALLGKQVALVHSNHDYPTHGIPLHLFGWGTFSITVAEGIEALSHWKKDSPAQEAARGAEVRTAWNCDGQSHMRIAAVVAQALEQSQQRHAA encoded by the coding sequence ATGAACCTCCCCTCTCCTGAACGAAAACGGATCCTGGCAGTCTGCTATGGAGGCGGCCATGTCCTGATGCTGATCCCGGTGCTCAAACAGCTGGAGGCACAGGGTTTCGATGTGGAGATCGCGGGCCTGACCACGGCGGCGGCAGCACTGCGGAAAGCCGGTTTTGAACCGTTGGGCTTTCGGGATCTGATCCGCGAAGAAGACACTCGGGCGCGAGAGCACGGCGAACTACTGGCTGCAGAGATGCATCAGGGGAGTAAAGTGAATTCCCTGGAAGAATCAATTGCCTACCTCGGACTGTCTTATGCCGACCTGGAAGATCAACTCGGTGTGGAAGGAGCCGCGGAGGCGTTTGCCGAACGGGGACGACAGGCCTTCCTCCCCCTGGGACCGGTGCGGCGACTGTTTGACCTGGTCCAACCGGATGTGCTGCTGACGACGAATTCACCCCGGGCCGAACTGGCGTCGATCCGCGTTGCCGCGGAACGGGGGATTCCTTCGGTGGGCGTGCTCGACCTGTTTGGCCTGCAGCCTTATAACGATATCCCAGCGGACCGGGTCTGCGTTCCCTTTCACCAGGCAACATCGATTCTCGTGGACCGGGGTCTGAAGCGCGAGTCGCTGACTGTCACCGGGAACCCGAATTTTGACTGGATCCACAAACTGACCGGTGGAGCAGATCAGACCGCTGACTGGCGGAGCCGGCACGGGGTCCAGTCCGATGAACTGCTGGTGCTGTATGGGATGAAGCCGAACTGGGATCAGCACGAAGAGATGATCGTGCAGTGCCTGGAGCAGCTGATCCCTGAGCGTCCGCACTGGAAAGTGGCGGTCCGTCCGCATCCCAACAGCGATGCCGCACTCGCACAGAATGTGATTCAGCGACTGGGGCCGGAGATCGCGTTCCTCAATGAAAACACTCCATTGTCCGATGCGCTGACCGCCTGCGACGCCCTGATCACACACAAATCAACGGTCTCCGTGGAGGCGGCTCTGCTCGGGAAACAGGTCGCGCTGGTGCATTCGAATCACGACTACCCAACGCACGGCATCCCCTTGCACCTGTTTGGCTGGGGGACGTTTTCGATCACCGTGGCGGAAGGCATCGAGGCATTGTCGCACTGGAAAAAAGACTCACCTGCACAGGAAGCCGCACGCGGCGCAGAAGTTCGCACCGCCTGGAACTGCGACGGACAGTCCCACATGCGAATCGCTGCTGTCGTTGCACAGGCACTGGAACAGAGCCAACAGCGCCACGCCGCCTGA
- a CDS encoding polysaccharide deacetylase family protein translates to MKTSDLRPHGIMFHHFYNEKHIQGQGAISADELAQIIEYYQQSYQILPAREWLEKANQGTLADNEACLTFDDALLCQYEVALPVLQQFDLTAFWFVYSSVITGGSEKLEIYRKFRTACFESIDEFYRCFFRTIGDSPYQADVATALRGFIPEEYLKQFPFYTNPDRQFRFVRDQVLGPTAYTEVLDLMMQAEKIDLPEFTSDLWMNDQQVLDLHEREHVIGLHSHTHPTALAALDANAQRAEYQTNFETLNRILRVAPDTVSHPCNSYNTDTLQILKDLEIKVGFRSNMAEQQISQLEFPREDHANIMDKIAA, encoded by the coding sequence TTGAAGACTTCAGACCTCAGACCACACGGCATCATGTTTCATCATTTTTATAATGAGAAACACATCCAGGGACAGGGCGCGATCTCTGCGGATGAACTGGCGCAGATCATTGAATATTATCAGCAGTCCTATCAGATTCTCCCCGCCCGGGAATGGCTGGAGAAAGCGAACCAGGGCACACTGGCCGACAACGAAGCCTGCCTGACGTTTGACGATGCCCTGCTCTGCCAGTACGAAGTGGCTTTGCCCGTGTTACAGCAGTTTGACCTGACGGCATTCTGGTTTGTGTACTCTTCGGTGATTACCGGCGGCAGCGAAAAGCTGGAGATCTATCGCAAATTCCGTACGGCCTGTTTTGAATCGATCGATGAATTCTATCGGTGTTTTTTCAGAACCATTGGCGATTCCCCTTACCAGGCGGACGTCGCGACGGCACTCCGGGGATTCATTCCCGAAGAGTACCTCAAGCAGTTCCCCTTCTATACGAATCCCGATCGGCAGTTTCGCTTCGTGCGGGACCAGGTTCTGGGACCGACTGCTTATACGGAAGTCCTGGATCTGATGATGCAGGCAGAGAAAATTGACCTGCCGGAATTCACCAGCGATCTGTGGATGAATGACCAACAGGTACTCGATCTGCACGAGCGGGAGCATGTGATCGGTCTGCATTCACATACACATCCGACCGCACTGGCAGCGCTGGATGCGAACGCGCAGCGGGCAGAGTACCAGACCAATTTTGAAACGCTGAACCGGATCTTGAGAGTGGCACCGGATACGGTGTCGCATCCCTGCAACTCTTATAACACAGATACGCTGCAGATCCTGAAGGACCTGGAGATCAAAGTCGGTTTTCGTTCGAACATGGCAGAACAGCAGATTTCACAGCTCGAATTTCCCCGCGAAGACCACGCCAACATCATGGATAAAATCGCAGCATGA
- a CDS encoding formyltransferase family protein translates to MKITVFTSNQPRHLSLIAGLASIADEVFAIQECNTIFPGQVADFFRRSEVMQEYFSHVIAAEKQIFGVPRFSPANVRSLSMKLGDLNRLEMSTLQPALESDYYVVFGSSFIKGELIDFLVDQRALNIHMGVSPYYRGSSCNFWALQEGHPDYVGATIHMLSKGLDSGPMLFHALPAPQEIEAFPLGMQAVKAAHTGLIEHLKAGTIFDFEPVVQDKSLELKYTRNSDFTDEVAAAYLQNAPSAAEVAQSLAARDLDRFLHPYLV, encoded by the coding sequence ATGAAGATTACGGTATTCACCAGTAACCAGCCTCGGCACCTTTCCCTGATCGCAGGCCTGGCTTCGATTGCAGATGAGGTGTTCGCCATCCAGGAATGCAACACGATTTTCCCAGGTCAGGTGGCGGACTTTTTCCGGCGTTCGGAAGTGATGCAGGAATACTTCAGCCACGTCATTGCCGCCGAGAAACAGATCTTCGGCGTGCCCCGCTTTTCCCCGGCGAATGTACGTTCGCTGTCGATGAAACTCGGTGACCTGAACCGCCTGGAGATGTCCACACTGCAGCCGGCGCTGGAGAGCGATTATTATGTGGTGTTTGGGAGCAGTTTTATCAAAGGAGAACTGATCGACTTTCTGGTCGATCAGCGTGCCTTGAATATTCACATGGGCGTTTCGCCATATTACCGCGGCAGCAGCTGTAATTTCTGGGCGCTGCAGGAAGGGCACCCCGATTACGTGGGTGCCACGATTCACATGCTGTCCAAGGGACTCGACTCGGGACCGATGCTGTTTCATGCCCTGCCGGCCCCACAGGAAATCGAAGCCTTTCCGCTGGGGATGCAGGCGGTCAAAGCCGCGCATACCGGGCTGATTGAACATCTCAAGGCGGGCACGATTTTCGATTTCGAGCCCGTCGTGCAGGACAAATCGCTGGAGCTCAAGTATACGCGCAACAGTGATTTCACCGATGAAGTGGCAGCCGCCTATTTACAGAATGCCCCCTCGGCAGCCGAAGTAGCGCAGTCCCTGGCAGCGCGGGACCTGGACCGTTTTCTACATCCCTACCTGGTCTGA
- a CDS encoding creatininase family protein codes for MKYAEMTAVELKNVSREDTMVVLPIAAVEQHGPHMPTGTDDFICTAVAEAVEQNLHESLLLLPTLWLGASQHHLRWGATLTPRVENYETLLYEIVESVLNDGFRRVLILNGHGGNIGPMQTALRRLQVHYRHCQLLAASYWSIAEQEIAAALEGECKTLGHACEAETSLIMHLRPDLVRPAKIDNFIDYEPDLVDGVYICRDMFQRTSAGATGRPDLASAEKGARMFSQIVTRVTSVIAAFTEAALTDEL; via the coding sequence ATGAAGTATGCTGAAATGACCGCCGTCGAACTCAAGAATGTGTCGCGCGAAGACACGATGGTCGTCCTTCCAATCGCTGCCGTCGAACAGCACGGCCCCCACATGCCGACCGGCACCGATGACTTCATCTGTACCGCGGTTGCGGAAGCGGTCGAGCAGAATCTGCATGAGTCACTGCTGCTCCTGCCCACCCTCTGGCTCGGCGCCAGCCAGCATCATCTCCGCTGGGGCGCGACACTGACCCCCCGCGTGGAAAACTACGAAACACTGCTCTACGAAATCGTGGAATCGGTGCTGAACGATGGCTTCCGACGCGTGCTGATTCTGAACGGACATGGCGGCAATATCGGACCGATGCAGACCGCGTTAAGACGTCTGCAGGTGCACTATCGCCACTGTCAGTTGCTGGCCGCCTCCTACTGGTCCATCGCCGAACAGGAAATTGCAGCGGCGCTGGAAGGCGAATGCAAAACGCTCGGCCATGCCTGTGAGGCGGAAACCTCGCTGATCATGCACCTCCGCCCCGATCTGGTGCGACCGGCGAAAATTGATAACTTCATCGACTATGAACCCGACCTGGTAGACGGCGTTTATATCTGCCGCGATATGTTCCAGCGGACCAGTGCCGGAGCAACGGGGCGTCCCGATCTGGCCAGCGCGGAAAAGGGAGCCCGCATGTTTTCCCAGATCGTCACCCGCGTGACGTCGGTGATCGCTGCCTTCACGGAAGCAGCATTAACGGATGAACTCTAA
- a CDS encoding sodium:solute symporter family transporter translates to MHTIDYGVILAYLLVSVGLGIYFGRNQSRQEFFAAGNSMGWLPVGLSVMATLFSANSFVMYPSIAYGSGLRISLFLVAISLMAPLVLWVFIPIYARLKCQTAYEYLERRYHVSVRSLASGLFIFLRIGWMASATYAASVVLANVMQVDQTMVIVVLGIVSIFYTMLGGLRAVMWTDVLQFFIFTITILLTLALILGQTKGGVSGVISTYFAGRSNVLIDFTPSMTLEYGSWALIIGLFLEGLSAFGADQVAVQRYISARSERTSQIGFMINIIGMWTVVPGLLAIGVGLYSHYHQFPEEMVSVLATELNGELPDWRTADAKGLSVPEYYQSYPEYVAEDIRALNKQDQALPQYVRLHFPPGVIGLFLVALMAAVMSSIDSGIHSVTTALMVDFRDRHFEHWKPENNKIEVLQDRGLVVLIGILSIFLACNVGEMGDVFAIGKKMTAGFGGPLLAVFILALFFRNTNTVGVWVGTFIGAVITIALMYLYSDWFSVWYWPIGFGLSMIIGLGVSLLINLTTGTTPTSGADEPLTYWNVVRGKQNLSQESSE, encoded by the coding sequence ATGCATACGATCGATTATGGTGTCATTCTGGCCTATCTGCTGGTCTCCGTGGGGCTCGGCATTTACTTCGGCCGCAATCAGTCACGGCAGGAATTTTTCGCCGCCGGCAATTCCATGGGCTGGCTGCCCGTCGGCTTAAGCGTCATGGCCACCCTGTTTTCCGCCAACAGCTTCGTGATGTATCCCTCCATCGCTTACGGCAGCGGTCTGCGGATCAGCCTGTTTCTGGTCGCAATCTCACTGATGGCCCCCCTGGTGCTCTGGGTGTTTATCCCCATTTATGCCCGACTCAAATGCCAGACCGCATATGAATATCTGGAACGCCGTTATCACGTCTCCGTCCGCTCGCTGGCCAGTGGTCTGTTTATTTTTCTGCGGATCGGCTGGATGGCCTCCGCGACCTATGCCGCGTCCGTTGTCCTGGCCAACGTGATGCAGGTCGATCAGACGATGGTCATCGTGGTGCTCGGCATCGTCTCGATTTTTTATACGATGCTTGGCGGACTGCGGGCGGTGATGTGGACCGACGTCCTGCAGTTCTTCATTTTTACCATCACAATTTTGTTAACGCTGGCGCTGATCCTGGGGCAGACAAAAGGGGGCGTTTCCGGAGTCATCTCGACCTACTTCGCAGGCCGCAGCAATGTGCTCATCGATTTTACCCCGTCCATGACACTCGAATACGGCAGTTGGGCGCTGATTATCGGTCTGTTTCTGGAAGGGCTTTCCGCCTTTGGTGCCGACCAGGTTGCCGTCCAGCGATACATCTCCGCCCGTTCCGAACGCACTTCACAGATCGGTTTCATGATTAATATCATCGGCATGTGGACCGTCGTTCCCGGTCTGCTGGCAATCGGCGTCGGGCTCTATTCGCACTATCATCAGTTCCCCGAAGAGATGGTCTCAGTTCTGGCGACCGAACTCAATGGTGAACTGCCCGACTGGCGGACCGCAGACGCAAAAGGCCTGTCGGTTCCCGAATACTATCAGTCCTATCCGGAATATGTGGCCGAAGATATTCGAGCCCTGAATAAACAGGATCAGGCACTCCCCCAGTATGTCCGTCTGCATTTTCCGCCCGGGGTCATCGGACTCTTTCTGGTGGCACTGATGGCGGCCGTCATGTCAAGTATCGATTCGGGCATTCATTCCGTGACGACGGCGCTGATGGTCGATTTTCGAGACCGTCACTTCGAGCACTGGAAACCGGAGAATAATAAAATCGAAGTCCTGCAGGACCGCGGGTTGGTGGTCCTGATCGGCATCCTCTCGATCTTCCTGGCCTGTAATGTCGGCGAGATGGGAGATGTGTTCGCCATCGGCAAAAAAATGACCGCCGGTTTTGGCGGGCCGCTGCTGGCTGTCTTTATACTGGCCCTGTTTTTCAGAAACACCAATACGGTTGGCGTCTGGGTCGGTACTTTCATTGGAGCCGTGATCACAATCGCACTGATGTATCTTTACTCGGACTGGTTTTCGGTCTGGTACTGGCCGATCGGCTTCGGCCTGAGTATGATCATCGGCCTGGGCGTCAGTCTGCTGATCAACCTGACCACAGGCACGACCCCCACCAGCGGCGCAGACGAACCGCTCACGTATTGGAATGTCGTGCGGGGAAAACAGAATCTTTCACAGGAATCCAGCGAGTAA
- a CDS encoding CDP-alcohol phosphatidyltransferase family protein translates to MCCQKNATKSRVSVYASGEQSMMDASQQRRHQLLLPVLKLFVRCGITPNLLTGLSLICGIGFCFTFGQTWEGARLVSFGLLLLHVLLDGIDGPLARFQGTAGNRGSFTDTTSDQLVVAFTTITLIHYQTVNVVSGGLYLLFYTVVVVFAMIRSSLAIPYSWLVRPRFFVYAWIPIDVYFLPGTLNYLLWLCVLPLAWKSITGFYKIRKQL, encoded by the coding sequence ATGTGTTGTCAAAAAAATGCGACCAAATCCAGGGTTTCCGTGTATGCCAGCGGGGAGCAGTCGATGATGGACGCTTCCCAGCAGCGACGTCATCAGCTGTTGCTGCCCGTATTGAAACTGTTTGTCCGCTGTGGAATCACCCCCAATCTGCTGACCGGGCTCTCTTTGATTTGTGGAATCGGTTTCTGTTTTACTTTCGGGCAGACCTGGGAAGGTGCCCGGCTGGTGTCGTTCGGTTTACTGTTACTGCATGTTTTGCTGGACGGCATTGATGGTCCGCTCGCCCGTTTTCAGGGAACGGCCGGCAATCGCGGCTCGTTTACCGACACGACTTCGGATCAGTTGGTCGTGGCCTTCACCACGATCACGCTGATTCATTACCAGACGGTGAATGTCGTATCCGGGGGGCTTTATCTGTTGTTCTATACGGTGGTCGTGGTCTTTGCCATGATTCGCAGTTCGCTGGCCATTCCCTACAGTTGGCTGGTCCGGCCCCGTTTTTTTGTGTATGCGTGGATTCCGATCGACGTCTATTTTCTGCCGGGCACGTTGAATTATCTGCTCTGGCTCTGCGTGCTGCCCCTGGCGTGGAAATCGATCACCGGGTTTTACAAAATCCGGAAACAACTCTGA
- a CDS encoding carboxypeptidase-like regulatory domain-containing protein: protein MKKIPFEKKIVCCLLALAGLAGCSGGESLPELATVTGVVNLDGSPLPSANILFQPQQGKTAFALTDENGKFELMYSQDATGATPGNYTVKISKEKNPEEPGNELLPAKYNEQTTLTADVKADQENEFQFDLTSK, encoded by the coding sequence ATGAAAAAAATACCGTTTGAGAAAAAAATCGTCTGCTGCCTGCTCGCCCTGGCGGGGCTGGCTGGCTGTTCCGGCGGCGAATCTCTGCCCGAACTGGCTACGGTCACTGGCGTTGTGAACCTCGATGGCAGTCCGCTGCCGTCAGCAAATATTCTGTTTCAGCCTCAGCAGGGAAAAACCGCTTTCGCCCTGACCGATGAAAACGGAAAATTCGAGCTGATGTATAGCCAGGACGCCACTGGAGCGACTCCGGGGAATTATACTGTCAAAATATCGAAAGAAAAAAATCCGGAAGAACCCGGCAATGAACTGCTCCCGGCCAAATACAACGAGCAGACAACTTTGACGGCAGACGTCAAAGCGGACCAGGAGAACGAGTTTCAATTCGACCTGACCAGTAAATAG
- a CDS encoding DUF1559 domain-containing protein: MFYFSSRKRGFTLIELLVVIAIIAILIALLLPAVQQAREAARRSTCKNNLKQLGLAFHNYHDTHRVLPPAAINPGSAQCTSIFAPDNILNHTCFQMILPFLDQAPLYNLYNWSIPSGPAKHSSCGHTSPPTTANQFGLLDSTLPVFICPSESGNPKGTETAAGSYTSNGAHRTSYGVAANQYDSDKTSSFSGDSYSKKGALGLDGSARISAIKDGTSNTMLLIETPFEKTTSGSDLYVGFGPYWDTYTHTNSIRPTGQGINRPRNAAYSQRVYGWGAGSSHTGGVHILLADGAVRFLSENADMNSIVQSLISASGGEVLGEF, encoded by the coding sequence GTGTTTTATTTTTCGTCCCGTAAACGTGGCTTTACTCTGATCGAACTGCTGGTCGTGATTGCCATCATCGCTATTTTAATTGCCCTGCTGCTGCCCGCTGTCCAACAGGCCCGTGAAGCAGCCCGCCGCAGTACCTGTAAAAATAACCTGAAACAGCTCGGCCTGGCATTTCACAATTATCACGACACCCATCGGGTCCTGCCTCCGGCTGCCATTAACCCGGGGAGTGCACAGTGCACCTCGATCTTTGCCCCCGACAATATCCTGAATCATACCTGTTTCCAGATGATCCTGCCGTTTCTGGATCAGGCCCCCCTTTACAATCTTTATAACTGGTCTATCCCCAGCGGGCCTGCCAAACATTCCAGCTGCGGTCATACCAGCCCACCTACGACAGCCAACCAGTTCGGTCTGCTCGATTCCACGCTTCCTGTATTTATCTGCCCTTCCGAAAGTGGCAACCCCAAGGGAACCGAGACTGCAGCCGGCAGCTATACTTCCAACGGCGCGCACCGCACCAGCTACGGCGTTGCCGCCAATCAGTATGATTCCGACAAAACCAGTTCCTTCTCGGGAGACAGCTATTCGAAAAAAGGTGCCCTGGGCCTGGATGGATCAGCCCGGATTTCGGCCATCAAAGATGGAACCAGTAACACCATGCTGTTGATCGAAACTCCCTTTGAGAAAACCACCAGCGGGTCTGACCTCTATGTCGGCTTTGGTCCCTACTGGGATACCTACACCCATACGAATTCCATCCGCCCCACCGGCCAGGGGATCAATCGTCCCCGGAATGCGGCCTATAGCCAGCGGGTCTATGGTTGGGGCGCCGGTAGTTCACATACTGGTGGCGTGCATATTCTGCTGGCCGATGGTGCCGTCCGGTTCCTGAGCGAAAATGCCGACATGAACTCCATCGTGCAGTCCCTGATCTCCGCCAGTGGTGGTGAAGTTCTGGGCGAATTCTAA